A stretch of DNA from bacterium:
TGAAGATTACCGCCTCCATTAGCCAATGCTGTTGCATTGGCTAATGGCTGGCGGGGACTGTTCAACCTTGACTAGCATTGTAATTCCAGGAAGTTTAGTCAGCGTTGGTGACGGCGCATTCTATGCCTGCTCTAGTTTAACCAATGTTGTAATTAACCAGGGAATCACACGTCTTCCCCCCTATATGTTTACTTACTGTCGAAACCTGCGCCACATCATTCTTCCAGAAGGCATTACTGATATTTCGGATTTCGCTTTCGGCAATTGTGATAATTTAGTTAGCATTATAATTCCATTTAGCGTTGTCAACATCGGTTATGCTGCTTTTTCGTACGATTCTAAACTCATTGCATTGTATTTCAAAGGACACGCTCCTGTCTTTGGTGACTCTCTTTTTCAAAATTATGGCCCTATAAATACGATTGTATATTTCTTACCTGTAAAAACAAATTGGGGATCTTCATTCGGCAACGTCCCAACCGCACTCTGGAATCCTCAGATAACCGGAGACTATAGTTTCGGTATTCACACAAACCAATTTGGATTTAACGTCAACTGGGCGAGTGGCATGGTAGCCGTGGTGAAAGCTTGCACGAACCTTTCCACTTCTTCCTGGACTCCATTGAAAACCAATGCTCTTTCCAGTGACAATTTATATTTTAGCGACACAAACTGGGCAAAGTTTCCAAACCGCTATTACCGCGTCTGTTGGACGAATTGATCTGATACATCGGTTTAAAAAACGATTTCAAATGTCGTATTCCGTTTACATCGGGATTTTGATTCCAACGTTACATCCACCTTCATAAGTACGGTAATTTATTCTGCAAGAATTGGTTAGCTCACTTTTGCTCATATTACCTATTAGATAATTACCACCCAATATTTCACTATGGCAAACACTCACGGGGAAACCCCCAAGGTGGATGCCGGCGTCCCGCCGGCATTGGTGCCTGGGAGGAGCTCACTAGCCGCTTCAGCCGCCGGGACGTCGGCTGCCACCTCGGAGACTGGAGGCACGACGTCGGCCACCGGTAGCGGTTCCGGGACTAGCGCTGCAGCCCTGGAGAAAAGGATCAGCGGTTTAGGTACGTATCCCAGTTGGTTGGCCGCAGAGCGGATGCGAGCTTGCGTGGTTGAGGCGATTCGGCCTTTGGCCGCCTTCCCGGTGAGAACGCGCGAAACGGTGGATGTATCGACGCCAGCAACTCGGGCAACATCTTTAAGGGAAACTTGCGAATTCATGCACAACACGCATAACATTGGCTGTAATTGATGTCAATGGATTGGGTGAGGAGGCTGAAATAAACAGCAAGGGCGGATTTTTATGTCCCTTGATCCTTCGGCGCAGCAGCCAGTCCAGGCTATTGTGTAGAAAGCGATGACGAGACCGGTTATCCGGTGTTCTGGTCGTAGAAAAACTTTTTAGTGTGGTTTTTCTGGTCCAACAGGTCCAGGCGTAACTGATCGCCCTCGCGATCGATCTGGTCAGGCGAGGCACCGAGTTGCCGGAGAATGGAGGCCGTCATCGCAAAGGCGACCTCCGCTTCCCCGGAGAATACATGGTTGGCGCCTGCGGTATGCAGCATATGTAATTCCTTCAGATAGCCGGCATGAGCCAGAATGTGGATGTCGGGATTCAATTCCCGCGCATGGCGGATGATGTCGGGGGCGGTGGCAATGCCCGGGGCGCTTAATATCAACGTAGCCGTACGTGCGGCACCGGCCCGCTTCAGGGTCTCCACATGGCTGGCATCCCCGTACATCACTGTGATGTTCTGCGCCCGCAGGTGATCGACCGTCTCAAGGTTCATTTCGATAATCGTCGTCGAAATATTGTTCTTGCGCAGGAGTTGGGTCAGCGTCTGTCCGACGGGGCCATATCCGATAATGATCGCGCGATGGGACGGGGGGGTGCGATCGGCTTCGGTGGGAGAGTGGGTGTCCACCTGGTCGTTCCGCTGATTGGCCCGCCGGTTAAGGAACCGCCAGAGGCGGGGGCGGCGGGCAAGCCACTGCTCGGCAGGATCAACCAGCCGGAAGAGCAGGGGATTGACCATGAGCGAGAGAATCGACGTCATCACCAGGGCATTGCCTGCCATCGGGGGGAGCAAGCCAAGCTGGCTTCCCAGGCTGGCCAGGATGAACGAAAACTCCCCGATCTGCGCCAGTGAGACGGCCATGGAAAAGGCGATGCGCGTCGGATACCCTAGCAGCAGGATGGCTGAGGCCGCAATCAGAGGTTTTCCAATGAGCACGAGTCCCAGCGCGGCAAGGCAAAGGCCCGGTAATTCCAGGAGATGGTGGGGATTGAATAGCATGCCCACCGAGACAAAAAACAACACCGCGAACGTGTCGCGCAGGGGAAGGGCCTCGGTGGAGGCGCGCAGGTTGAAATCGGAACGGCCCACCACCATGCCTCCCAGAAAAGCTCCCAGCGCCATGGAGACGCCAAAGAACAAAGAGGAGCAGACGGCAATCCCCAGCGCCACTACCAGAATGGTGAGGGTGAATAACTCGCGGGAGCGGGTGGCGGCCACATGCCGTAATAACCAGGGAATCAGCCACCCTCCGAGGAAAAACGCGATTAAGATCAGGAGGGAGATCTTAAATAACGA
This window harbors:
- a CDS encoding leucine-rich repeat domain-containing protein, with product MTSIVIPGSLVSVGDGAFYACSSLTNVVINQGITRLPPYMFTYCRNLRHIILPEGITDISDFAFGNCDNLVSIIIPFSVVNIGYAAFSYDSKLIALYFKGHAPVFGDSLFQNYGPINTIVYFLPVKTNWGSSFGNVPTALWNPQITGDYSFGIHTNQFGFNVNWASGMVAVVKACTNLSTSSWTPLKTNALSSDNLYFSDTNWAKFPNRYYRVCWTN
- a CDS encoding LacI family DNA-binding transcriptional regulator, with the translated sequence MNSQVSLKDVARVAGVDTSTVSRVLTGKAAKGRIASTTQARIRSAANQLGYVPKPLILFSRAAALVPEPLPVADVVPPVSEVAADVPAAEAASELLPGTNAGGTPASTLGVSP
- a CDS encoding cation:proton antiporter — protein: MGSIDLVLTLTLGLTIALILGYVMQRLRLPTVAGYLLAGIVVSPSTPGMTANPELADQLASVGIILLMFGVGLQFNFKKLMGVQRLVLPGAVIQSLTAAALGTLAAILLGYDWKAGLAFGLAICVASTVALTRVLSDNNKLHTPVGNIAVGWLVIEDLLTVLIMVLLPAIFGSGPAGITALSWSVGVSLFKISLLILIAFFLGGWLIPWLLRHVAATRSRELFTLTILVVALGIAVCSSLFFGVSMALGAFLGGMVVGRSDFNLRASTEALPLRDTFAVLFFVSVGMLFNPHHLLELPGLCLAALGLVLIGKPLIAASAILLLGYPTRIAFSMAVSLAQIGEFSFILASLGSQLGLLPPMAGNALVMTSILSLMVNPLLFRLVDPAEQWLARRPRLWRFLNRRANQRNDQVDTHSPTEADRTPPSHRAIIIGYGPVGQTLTQLLRKNNISTTIIEMNLETVDHLRAQNITVMYGDASHVETLKRAGAARTATLILSAPGIATAPDIIRHARELNPDIHILAHAGYLKELHMLHTAGANHVFSGEAEVAFAMTASILRQLGASPDQIDREGDQLRLDLLDQKNHTKKFFYDQNTG